From Acidimicrobiales bacterium, one genomic window encodes:
- the hisB gene encoding imidazoleglycerol-phosphate dehydratase HisB: MSRSATTSRATKETSIDISVDLDGSGTTDVGTGLPFFDHMLDQLGRHGSFDLTVKATGDLEIDAHHTVEDVGIALGETFRSAWGDKRGVRRFASIVVPLDEAAVEVVLDLSGRPYLHYEVEFPGEKILGDPPFDPQLVEEFWRAFVMASGITLHIVGRRGRNTHHIIEAAFKGVARSLRDAVRVEGDAVPSTKGTL; this comes from the coding sequence ATGAGTCGAAGCGCCACCACGTCCCGCGCCACGAAGGAGACGTCGATCGACATCAGCGTCGACCTCGATGGTTCCGGTACCACCGACGTCGGTACCGGATTGCCGTTCTTCGATCACATGCTCGACCAGCTCGGCCGCCATGGCAGTTTCGACCTGACGGTGAAGGCGACGGGCGATCTCGAGATCGACGCCCACCACACGGTCGAGGACGTCGGCATCGCGCTGGGTGAGACATTCCGCAGCGCCTGGGGCGACAAGCGGGGTGTGCGACGATTCGCGTCGATCGTGGTGCCGCTCGACGAGGCAGCCGTCGAGGTCGTGCTCGATCTTTCCGGGCGCCCGTACCTCCACTACGAGGTCGAGTTCCCGGGCGAGAAGATCCTGGGCGACCCGCCGTTCGACCCACAGCTGGTCGAGGAGTTCTGGCGGGCCTTCGTGATGGCGTCGGGGATCACGCTCCACATCGTCGGTCGGCGTGGCCGCAACACCCACCACATCATCGAGGCCGCGTTCAAGGGTGTGGCCCGATCCCTGCGCGACGCCGTACGCGTCGAGGGCGACGCGGTGCCGTCGACCAAGGGCACGCTCTGA
- the hisF gene encoding imidazole glycerol phosphate synthase subunit HisF, with protein MTRSIRIIPCLDVDAGRVVKGVNFVDIRDAGDPVELAARYDLQGADELVFLDITASSDQRATTEEMARAVAEQVFIPFTIGGGIRTVDDARRLLRAGADKVSINTAAVKRPELVSEISREFGAQCCVVAIDARSSDDTPSGFEVYTHGGRTRTGIDAVVWAVECQRLGAGEILLTSMNRDGTKDGFDLPLTSAVTAAVDIPVIASGGVGTLAHMVEGVTEGGADAVLAASIFHYGEFTVAEAKRVLLDAGVVVRPPD; from the coding sequence ATGACCAGATCCATCCGCATCATCCCGTGTCTCGACGTCGATGCCGGGCGTGTGGTCAAGGGCGTCAACTTCGTCGACATCCGCGATGCCGGCGATCCGGTCGAGCTGGCCGCCCGCTACGACCTGCAGGGTGCCGATGAGCTGGTGTTTCTCGACATCACGGCATCGTCGGATCAGCGCGCGACGACCGAGGAGATGGCGCGGGCCGTCGCCGAGCAGGTGTTCATCCCGTTCACGATCGGTGGCGGTATCCGCACGGTCGACGATGCCCGCCGCCTGCTGCGGGCCGGGGCCGACAAGGTCAGCATCAACACCGCGGCCGTCAAACGCCCCGAACTCGTCTCGGAGATCAGCCGCGAGTTCGGCGCGCAATGCTGCGTGGTCGCCATCGACGCTCGCAGCAGCGACGACACGCCCAGCGGGTTCGAGGTCTACACCCACGGCGGACGCACCCGCACGGGCATCGACGCAGTGGTGTGGGCAGTCGAGTGCCAGCGCCTCGGTGCCGGTGAGATCCTGCTCACTTCGATGAACCGGGACGGCACCAAGGACGGCTTCGATCTCCCGCTCACCTCGGCGGTCACCGCAGCTGTCGACATCCCGGTGATCGCGTCGGGTGGCGTGGGCACGCTCGCCCACATGGTCGAAGGCGTCACCGAGGGTGGCGCCGACGCCGTGCTTGCGGCGAGCATCTTCCACTACGGGGAGTTCACCGTGGCGGAGGCCAAGCGCGTCCTCCTCGACGCCGGCGTGGTGGTCCGCCCGCCGGACTGA
- the hisH gene encoding imidazole glycerol phosphate synthase subunit HisH, translating to MGFSGDQGRPLIAVLDYGIGNLHSAHKGFEHAGADTRLTADRSLIEEADGVVLPGVGAYGPCMAALRSTGLDDIALERIEAGVPFFGICIGMQLMFAGSDEAPGVAGLGVFDRQVIEIPHTVKRPQMQWNVLDRRGQHHMFDGLPDEAWVYFVHSYAAADGDDVVATCDYGTDLVAAVARDNVWAAQFHPEKSGTNGIRILRNFVTAAGAH from the coding sequence GTGGGCTTCTCGGGAGACCAGGGACGCCCGCTCATCGCGGTGCTCGACTACGGCATCGGCAACCTGCACTCGGCCCACAAGGGATTCGAGCACGCGGGGGCCGACACGCGTCTGACGGCCGACCGCTCACTGATCGAGGAGGCCGACGGTGTCGTTCTTCCGGGCGTCGGCGCCTACGGCCCGTGCATGGCCGCGCTGCGCAGCACCGGTCTCGACGACATCGCACTCGAGCGCATCGAGGCCGGCGTGCCGTTCTTCGGGATCTGCATCGGCATGCAGCTCATGTTCGCCGGCTCCGACGAGGCTCCGGGCGTTGCCGGGCTCGGCGTCTTCGATCGGCAGGTGATCGAGATCCCCCACACCGTCAAGCGGCCACAGATGCAGTGGAACGTGCTCGATCGCCGGGGGCAGCACCACATGTTCGACGGCCTGCCCGACGAGGCGTGGGTCTACTTCGTGCACTCCTACGCTGCCGCCGACGGCGACGATGTCGTCGCGACCTGCGACTACGGCACCGACCTCGTGGCCGCCGTGGCCCGCGACAACGTGTGGGCCGCCCAGTTCCATCCCGAGAAGTCGGGGACCAACGGCATCCGGATTCTCCGCAACTTCGTCACCGCCGCAGGAGCGCACTGA
- the hisA gene encoding 1-(5-phosphoribosyl)-5-[(5-phosphoribosylamino)methylideneamino]imidazole-4-carboxamide isomerase encodes MDLYPAIDLRGGRCVRLHQGDYGQETVYGDDPVAQARAFADAGAGWIHVVDLDAARSGIPENRDVVAAIARAVDVPVQTGGGVRSIEAAHALFSAGVERVVIGTAALKDPDLVRALALDHRVAVGLDAKSGEVATDGWLVGSGRSVLDVARSFADAGVDAFVVTDISRDGTLEGPDLVGLADVLGATPVDVIASGGVGRMEDLEALDAIEVDGRRLSGVIAGKAIYEGHVDVSAAVTLLGAGR; translated from the coding sequence ATGGACCTCTATCCCGCCATCGATCTTCGCGGTGGACGTTGCGTCCGTCTCCATCAGGGCGACTACGGCCAGGAGACCGTCTATGGCGACGATCCCGTCGCTCAGGCGAGGGCCTTCGCCGATGCCGGTGCCGGTTGGATCCACGTGGTCGACCTCGACGCCGCCCGCTCGGGGATCCCCGAGAACCGCGACGTGGTCGCGGCGATCGCCCGCGCCGTCGACGTGCCGGTGCAGACCGGCGGGGGAGTGCGATCGATCGAGGCCGCCCACGCGCTGTTCTCGGCCGGCGTCGAGCGGGTCGTGATCGGCACGGCAGCCCTGAAGGACCCTGACCTGGTCAGGGCCCTGGCGCTCGACCACCGGGTGGCGGTCGGTCTCGACGCCAAGTCGGGCGAAGTGGCGACCGATGGCTGGCTGGTCGGGAGCGGCCGGAGTGTGCTCGACGTCGCCCGCTCGTTCGCCGATGCCGGAGTCGACGCGTTCGTCGTGACCGACATCTCCCGCGACGGGACACTCGAGGGGCCCGACCTCGTCGGGCTCGCCGACGTGCTCGGCGCCACGCCGGTCGACGTGATCGCGTCCGGAGGCGTCGGCCGGATGGAAGACCTCGAGGCGCTCGACGCGATCGAGGTCGACGGGCGCCGGTTGTCCGGGGTCATCGCCGGCAAGGCCATCTACGAGGGGCACGTCGATGTCTCGGCGGCAGTGACGCTCCTGGGAGCGGGCCGATGA
- a CDS encoding co-chaperone GroES codes for MAKTETLGADDGLPVKMLNDRILVHLGEAEGERRSTGGILIPATAQMGKRLSWAAVVAVGPNVRSMEPGDQVLFNPEDRYEVEVRGKDYIILRERDIHAVAAERLDEGSTGLYL; via the coding sequence GTGGCGAAGACAGAGACACTCGGTGCCGACGACGGCCTTCCCGTCAAGATGCTCAACGACCGGATCCTGGTGCACCTCGGAGAGGCCGAGGGCGAGCGTCGGTCGACGGGCGGCATCCTCATCCCTGCGACGGCGCAGATGGGCAAGCGTCTGAGTTGGGCTGCGGTGGTGGCCGTCGGGCCCAACGTCCGCAGCATGGAGCCGGGCGACCAGGTGCTGTTCAACCCCGAGGATCGCTACGAGGTCGAGGTTCGCGGCAAGGACTACATCATCCTGCGTGAGCGCGACATCCACGCCGTGGCCGCGGAGCGCCTCGACGAGGGCAGCACGGGCCTCTACCTCTGA
- a CDS encoding D-arabinono-1,4-lactone oxidase, which translates to MGNWQNWAGNEHCQATIHDVASTEEVVDLVAQITAQGGTIRAANGGSHPGALESGSFSYSPIVTNDNEHIVQTAAMADVTRRPGTNLIGAGPGATTWQLSNQANEQGLSLATTTLIPWISVGGATAVGANGQGWNLGTLSDQLQSIEIVTGTGHVRTYDRDVSPAGWNAASVHLGSLGIVTNATFRAEDRFKLRSVDTILETDDLIDQMPSIVTDAANPYVEMSWFPFNPKAWLKVWNRVPWDTPNKGTVHGIPYDVAQKEFGSAGLDFVAEHPRLTPAFLRLIMDTVTTNGNETIAPSAEVFHWQMDYPKVWDLCYALPITDGDFSAVQAAWRYARTLVCDSAKPKYGNCNSIDPLDYPSDATFPQSLMLNCRFLGGSSAYLSTAPDTNEHTCYFEVTTGAANTHYAPFFEALGLKLRQLGGRPHWGKMWGNPLTDPTVWQHWYGDRLEQFNEIRRQCDPNGIFLNDFTRMLFGESS; encoded by the coding sequence ATGGGGAACTGGCAGAACTGGGCGGGCAACGAGCATTGCCAGGCAACGATCCACGATGTGGCGTCCACGGAAGAGGTGGTCGATCTCGTGGCGCAGATCACGGCGCAGGGTGGCACGATACGCGCCGCGAACGGCGGCTCGCACCCGGGTGCACTCGAGAGCGGCTCGTTCTCGTACAGCCCGATCGTGACGAACGACAACGAACACATCGTGCAGACCGCTGCCATGGCCGATGTGACGAGGCGTCCCGGCACGAACCTCATAGGCGCCGGACCGGGAGCGACGACGTGGCAGCTGTCGAACCAGGCCAACGAGCAGGGTCTCAGCCTCGCGACCACCACCCTGATTCCGTGGATCTCGGTCGGCGGAGCCACGGCGGTCGGCGCGAACGGTCAGGGGTGGAATCTCGGCACCCTGAGCGATCAGCTCCAGTCGATCGAGATCGTGACGGGGACCGGCCACGTCAGGACCTACGACCGTGACGTGTCTCCCGCGGGGTGGAACGCGGCGAGTGTGCACCTCGGCTCGCTCGGCATCGTCACCAACGCAACCTTCCGGGCCGAAGACCGCTTCAAACTGCGGTCCGTCGACACGATCCTGGAGACCGACGATCTGATCGATCAGATGCCGTCCATCGTCACGGACGCAGCGAACCCGTACGTCGAGATGTCGTGGTTCCCGTTCAACCCGAAGGCATGGCTGAAGGTGTGGAACAGGGTTCCCTGGGACACGCCGAACAAGGGAACGGTGCACGGCATTCCCTACGACGTGGCCCAGAAGGAGTTCGGGAGTGCCGGGCTCGACTTCGTCGCCGAGCACCCGCGCCTGACGCCTGCGTTTCTCCGACTGATCATGGACACCGTCACCACCAACGGCAACGAGACCATCGCGCCCTCGGCCGAGGTCTTCCATTGGCAGATGGACTATCCGAAGGTCTGGGACCTCTGCTACGCGCTGCCGATCACCGACGGCGACTTCTCCGCGGTGCAAGCGGCGTGGCGCTACGCGCGCACGCTCGTGTGCGACAGCGCGAAGCCGAAGTACGGCAACTGCAACAGCATCGATCCGCTCGACTATCCGTCCGACGCGACGTTCCCTCAGAGCTTGATGCTCAACTGTCGCTTCCTCGGTGGGTCGTCGGCCTACCTGTCCACGGCCCCCGACACCAATGAGCACACCTGCTATTTCGAGGTGACGACGGGCGCAGCGAACACGCACTACGCACCGTTCTTCGAAGCGCTCGGCCTGAAGCTCCGCCAGCTCGGCGGACGCCCTCACTGGGGAAAGATGTGGGGGAATCCGCTCACCGACCCGACGGTCTGGCAGCACTGGTACGGGGACCGTCTGGAGCAGTTCAACGAGATCCGACGTCAGTGCGACCCCAACGGCATCTTCCTCAACGACTTCACTCGGATGCTCTTCGGCGAATCGAGCTGA
- a CDS encoding amidase, whose amino-acid sequence MSELARHDAVGLAEMIRSGELSPVELIDDTIDRIETLNPQVNAVIHPAFDKARAAASGDLPDGPFRGVPMLMKDLWPAEKGEPFHQGVQGLKNAGHRADVDANIVTAYKRAGFVMSGRTNTPEMGLAATTEPIAYGPTRNPWDLERGSGGSSGGAAAAVAAGMLPAANASDGGGSIRIPAAMCGLVGLKPSRGRISMGPQRDEWGNSVQHVVCHTVRDSAAILDATVAPFPGDGVIAPMPEKPFIDYVSLDPRPLRIGVLDRSIRDGIPIDPEVAAAVRDVADQLERLGHEVIESTPPALDDQALIASYGAQWTADVAAALDMFAEWIGRDLTADDVEPMTWALATRGRAMGAVESARAAGHAMVFRHRMADWWATTADVLLAPTCLRPAPLIGESSGTADNPFANIHVTLAYSTLTAPFNSTGQPAISLPLARSSSGLPIGIQFVGAYGREDLLLQLAGQLERATPWAHNRAPMHP is encoded by the coding sequence ATGAGCGAACTCGCCCGTCATGATGCCGTCGGTCTCGCGGAGATGATCCGCAGCGGCGAGCTGTCGCCCGTCGAGTTGATCGACGACACGATCGACCGCATCGAGACACTGAATCCCCAGGTCAACGCGGTCATCCATCCCGCCTTCGACAAGGCTCGGGCGGCTGCGTCCGGCGATCTTCCCGACGGTCCGTTCCGCGGCGTCCCCATGCTCATGAAGGACCTGTGGCCGGCCGAGAAGGGGGAACCGTTCCACCAGGGCGTCCAGGGCCTGAAGAACGCCGGCCACCGGGCCGATGTCGACGCCAACATCGTGACGGCCTACAAGCGGGCCGGCTTCGTGATGAGTGGGCGGACCAACACCCCCGAGATGGGGCTGGCGGCCACGACCGAGCCGATCGCGTACGGGCCGACGCGCAATCCGTGGGACCTCGAACGGGGTTCTGGCGGGTCCTCGGGCGGCGCCGCCGCGGCCGTGGCCGCGGGCATGCTCCCGGCCGCCAACGCCAGCGACGGTGGCGGTTCGATCCGCATCCCGGCGGCCATGTGCGGCCTGGTCGGGCTCAAGCCGAGCCGGGGACGGATCTCGATGGGCCCCCAGCGCGACGAGTGGGGAAACTCGGTCCAACACGTGGTGTGCCACACGGTGCGCGACAGCGCCGCGATCCTCGACGCGACGGTGGCCCCGTTTCCCGGCGACGGGGTGATCGCCCCGATGCCGGAGAAGCCGTTCATCGACTATGTCTCGCTCGATCCCCGGCCACTGCGCATCGGCGTGCTCGACCGATCGATCCGCGACGGCATCCCCATCGATCCCGAGGTGGCTGCGGCGGTGCGCGATGTCGCTGACCAGCTGGAACGCCTCGGACACGAGGTGATCGAGAGCACTCCCCCGGCCCTCGACGACCAGGCCCTTATCGCCTCGTACGGCGCCCAATGGACGGCCGACGTCGCCGCCGCCCTCGACATGTTCGCCGAGTGGATCGGCCGCGATCTCACCGCGGACGATGTCGAGCCCATGACGTGGGCCCTTGCGACGAGGGGGCGAGCGATGGGAGCTGTCGAGTCCGCCAGAGCGGCCGGTCACGCCATGGTGTTCCGCCACCGGATGGCCGACTGGTGGGCGACGACCGCCGACGTCCTGCTGGCACCGACGTGCCTCCGGCCCGCTCCCCTGATCGGAGAGTCCTCGGGGACCGCTGACAACCCGTTCGCCAACATCCACGTGACGCTCGCGTATTCGACGCTCACCGCGCCGTTCAACAGCACCGGCCAGCCGGCGATCTCACTGCCGCTGGCTCGGTCGTCGTCGGGGCTGCCGATCGGGATCCAGTTCGTCGGCGCCTACGGCCGCGAGGATCTGCTCCTCCAACTGGCCGGTCAACTCGAACGGGCGACGCCCTGGGCCCACAACCGGGCACCGATGCACCCGTGA
- a CDS encoding adenylate/guanylate cyclase domain-containing protein: MCTNGPGPVSGEATPAEPTRCDCGAGLVAMAKFCVECGRPVAPRCEGCGADLPGGAKFCPQCGQGTTASLAPAPTGERRHLTVMFAELADAAMLADRLDPEDMRDVVRAFQQRCTEAVERRGGHIARYMGDSVLIYFGFPHAHPDSAARALAAGLEIVDPSPRVGSRPSVVVTELRVRAGVHAGTVFIGEMGHGERREIDDVVGDTPNIAARLQALARPGELMVSSTVKSIVGAGFEAESLGEFELKGIAEPVSVFRVVRAVDEAPPVTRLVGRDAELHVIDRAWTAAVAGEVNVVLVAGEPGVGKSGLIRTALERSGPRAEVVHLRGEENREHTAFAPIVRVLREELGIASDAPDGLAEAEIAASCVARGLAADDTAPWLCLMAGVAPDRYPVPDVSLEARRVRMIEAAANWLATSGPGQDEMPDETPIAVVVDDLHWCDTSTAEVLDRLRVVLAPRGALLLLTSREPSLPVSMQPPRLTTLPLSRLDRGVSTELLLGLPGVEQLNGEEIAAIVRASEGIPLFIEQFARGVADTRSATGRAAIPITLQDSLLARLDRLGEARSVAQAASALGREFDPEVLRHMAPELRAVDVGLDSLVTAGLLERLDTPSGTRFRFSHSLMEQAAYESQLRDARVRLHRRAVAALEALRPDLVEQEPEVVARHHEQAGDHEAAIAMYEKAARRAASRHAMGESAALVGRALDLLAMLEVGDGRDRTELNLLSLQVAAVNAVHGYANPEGVAAQDRYLAVARRLGDQMSETVALIYIASRYVATGEAEPSRQTCAAMIAGADELGIPYFRLAARSVQAGCLAMTADYPATIEAGVRGLEALSLVDHPFPAGVVNPARLCWSSMSLAHWAMGEIDEAIRTADEGVDARFGASAPDPQGLGVGLVYRAWVHLLNDDHALARRDAEDALRIGREQSIAWLVWSAEVYGAIAVCALEPSAEADARLADVVGQYNETSGPSVRYHGYAELALGMYRRGEVGAALAQLELLRADAARLGGAFCEEELIRSQLIIHASEGAFEKASALHREGQELAAARSAPAWSLRLAVAAAEFPELADDAKPTVAASLHLVCGSGTTGLERRAALLL; encoded by the coding sequence ATGTGCACGAATGGCCCGGGTCCTGTGAGCGGCGAAGCGACACCAGCCGAACCCACGCGATGCGACTGTGGTGCGGGTCTCGTCGCGATGGCGAAGTTCTGCGTCGAATGCGGTCGACCGGTGGCTCCACGCTGTGAAGGTTGCGGTGCCGACCTGCCTGGGGGTGCGAAGTTCTGTCCTCAGTGCGGCCAGGGGACGACGGCGTCGCTCGCGCCGGCGCCGACGGGAGAGCGCCGCCATCTCACCGTGATGTTCGCCGAGCTCGCCGATGCCGCGATGCTGGCCGATCGACTCGACCCTGAGGACATGCGCGATGTGGTGCGAGCGTTTCAGCAACGCTGCACCGAAGCGGTCGAACGCCGTGGCGGGCACATCGCTCGCTACATGGGTGACAGCGTGCTGATCTACTTCGGCTTTCCTCACGCCCATCCGGACAGCGCAGCTCGGGCCTTGGCAGCCGGGCTGGAGATCGTCGACCCATCGCCGAGGGTCGGGTCGCGCCCGAGCGTTGTCGTGACGGAGCTCCGGGTCCGCGCCGGAGTGCATGCCGGCACCGTGTTCATCGGCGAGATGGGTCACGGTGAACGGCGCGAGATCGACGACGTCGTCGGCGACACTCCGAACATCGCCGCCCGGCTCCAGGCGTTGGCACGACCAGGTGAGTTGATGGTGAGCAGCACCGTGAAGAGCATTGTCGGTGCCGGCTTCGAAGCCGAGAGCCTGGGTGAGTTCGAGCTCAAGGGCATCGCCGAACCGGTGTCGGTCTTTCGAGTTGTTCGGGCAGTGGACGAGGCGCCCCCAGTCACGCGCCTCGTCGGTCGCGATGCAGAGCTGCATGTGATCGATCGCGCCTGGACCGCCGCGGTCGCCGGTGAGGTGAATGTGGTCCTCGTCGCCGGCGAGCCCGGTGTCGGCAAGTCGGGCCTCATCCGCACCGCGCTCGAACGAAGCGGACCCCGCGCCGAGGTCGTGCACCTGCGCGGTGAGGAGAACCGCGAGCACACTGCCTTCGCGCCGATCGTGCGCGTGCTGAGAGAAGAGCTCGGCATTGCGTCCGACGCGCCGGACGGTCTGGCCGAGGCGGAGATCGCAGCGAGCTGTGTCGCTCGTGGTCTCGCGGCCGACGACACGGCCCCGTGGCTCTGTTTGATGGCCGGCGTCGCTCCCGATCGGTATCCCGTGCCCGATGTCAGTCTCGAAGCCCGGCGGGTACGGATGATCGAGGCCGCCGCGAACTGGCTGGCGACGAGTGGTCCCGGTCAGGACGAGATGCCTGACGAGACACCGATCGCAGTTGTGGTCGATGACCTCCACTGGTGCGACACGTCGACGGCTGAGGTGCTCGATCGGCTTCGGGTGGTGCTGGCCCCGCGCGGGGCACTGCTCTTGCTGACCAGTCGTGAACCCTCGTTGCCCGTGTCGATGCAGCCACCGCGGTTGACGACATTGCCGCTCTCGCGTCTCGATCGTGGAGTTTCGACCGAGTTGCTTCTGGGCCTGCCCGGAGTCGAGCAACTGAACGGCGAGGAGATCGCTGCGATCGTTCGGGCGAGCGAGGGAATTCCTCTGTTCATCGAACAGTTCGCCCGTGGTGTCGCCGACACTCGATCGGCCACCGGCCGAGCGGCAATCCCGATCACGTTGCAGGACTCGTTGCTTGCCCGACTCGATCGACTCGGTGAGGCGCGATCGGTCGCGCAAGCTGCGTCGGCCCTCGGCCGCGAGTTCGACCCCGAGGTGCTTCGGCACATGGCGCCCGAACTCCGAGCGGTCGACGTCGGGCTCGACAGTCTCGTGACCGCTGGACTGTTGGAGCGGCTCGACACCCCGTCGGGAACTCGGTTCCGGTTCTCTCATTCGCTCATGGAGCAGGCCGCCTACGAGTCGCAACTCCGCGACGCCCGGGTTCGGTTGCACCGACGGGCGGTGGCGGCGCTCGAAGCCCTGCGACCGGATCTGGTGGAACAGGAGCCGGAAGTCGTCGCCCGCCATCATGAGCAGGCCGGCGACCACGAAGCGGCGATCGCAATGTACGAAAAGGCAGCCCGCCGGGCCGCGAGCCGCCACGCGATGGGGGAGTCCGCCGCCCTTGTCGGTCGCGCGTTGGACCTCCTGGCGATGCTCGAGGTAGGTGACGGGCGCGATCGGACCGAACTGAACCTGCTCTCGCTACAGGTCGCGGCCGTGAACGCCGTACACGGTTACGCCAACCCCGAAGGCGTCGCCGCGCAGGATCGGTACCTTGCCGTTGCTCGCCGGCTCGGCGACCAGATGTCGGAAACGGTGGCCCTGATCTACATCGCGTCTCGGTACGTGGCGACGGGTGAGGCCGAGCCGTCGCGACAGACCTGTGCGGCGATGATCGCGGGCGCGGACGAGCTCGGAATCCCGTATTTCCGACTCGCGGCTCGCAGCGTGCAGGCCGGGTGCCTGGCGATGACGGCTGACTATCCGGCCACGATCGAAGCGGGAGTCCGAGGCCTCGAGGCTCTCTCGCTGGTCGATCATCCGTTTCCCGCGGGGGTGGTCAACCCGGCTCGTCTGTGTTGGTCTTCGATGTCGCTCGCCCATTGGGCGATGGGCGAGATCGACGAGGCGATTCGCACGGCTGACGAGGGCGTCGATGCTCGATTCGGCGCGAGTGCGCCGGATCCCCAGGGCCTGGGTGTCGGGCTCGTCTACCGAGCCTGGGTACACCTGCTCAATGACGACCATGCCCTCGCTCGACGAGATGCCGAGGATGCGCTCCGGATCGGCCGGGAGCAGAGCATTGCGTGGTTGGTGTGGAGCGCCGAGGTCTACGGTGCAATCGCCGTCTGCGCGCTCGAGCCATCAGCCGAAGCAGATGCTCGACTCGCCGACGTGGTCGGTCAGTACAACGAGACGAGCGGACCATCGGTCCGGTACCACGGGTATGCCGAATTGGCGCTGGGCATGTATCGGCGCGGCGAGGTTGGGGCAGCGCTCGCCCAGCTCGAACTCCTTCGGGCCGATGCGGCGCGACTCGGCGGGGCGTTCTGCGAAGAGGAGTTGATTCGATCGCAGCTCATCATCCATGCCTCTGAGGGTGCATTCGAGAAGGCATCGGCGCTTCACCGAGAGGGCCAGGAGCTCGCGGCGGCGCGTTCGGCGCCGGCCTGGTCGCTCCGGCTGGCGGTGGCGGCTGCGGAATTCCCGGAGCTCGCCGACGATGCCAAGCCGACGGTGGCCGCATCGCTTCACCTCGTCTGCGGCTCGGGAACCACGGGTCTCGAGCGTCGCGCTGCGTTGCTGCTGTGA
- a CDS encoding alpha/beta hydrolase, which translates to MEPVDVRVVEFESADGTRLEGDLLAPADAIGSAVVCHPHPLYGGSRHDAVVAALTRALVGARRRVLRFDFRGSGGSGGTHDGGSAERDDLRAAIDAVDPVAGPLAIAGYSFGADIALSVAHPAADRWIVVAPPLASVAADDLVAPADPRPVTVIAAGHDQFNSPEQLRPRMATWTNATLQIVESADHFFAGAHRQVTDLTSAIVR; encoded by the coding sequence ATGGAACCCGTCGACGTGAGAGTCGTGGAATTCGAGAGCGCCGATGGCACCAGGCTCGAGGGCGACCTGCTCGCTCCGGCCGACGCGATCGGGAGCGCCGTCGTGTGTCACCCACACCCGCTCTACGGCGGCTCGCGTCACGACGCCGTGGTCGCCGCTCTGACCCGGGCGCTCGTCGGCGCCCGTCGGCGTGTCCTGCGTTTCGACTTCCGGGGTTCGGGCGGTTCCGGCGGCACTCACGACGGCGGCAGCGCCGAGCGAGACGACCTGCGCGCCGCGATCGATGCGGTCGACCCCGTCGCCGGCCCGCTCGCGATCGCCGGCTACAGCTTCGGGGCCGACATCGCCCTCAGCGTCGCTCATCCGGCCGCCGACCGCTGGATCGTGGTGGCCCCGCCGCTGGCGAGCGTGGCGGCCGATGATCTCGTCGCCCCCGCCGACCCCCGTCCGGTGACGGTGATCGCCGCGGGCCACGATCAGTTCAACTCGCCCGAGCAGCTTCGGCCGCGTATGGCCACGTGGACCAACGCCACGCTGCAGATCGTCGAGTCGGCCGACCACTTCTTCGCGGGCGCTCACCGGCAAGTGACCGATCTCACATCCGCCATAGTGCGCTGA